A region of Canis lupus familiaris isolate Mischka breed German Shepherd chromosome 38, alternate assembly UU_Cfam_GSD_1.0, whole genome shotgun sequence DNA encodes the following proteins:
- the CD1A6 gene encoding T-cell surface glycoprotein CD1a6 precursor (The RefSeq protein has 6 substitutions compared to this genomic sequence) — translation MLFLQLVLLVVLLPEGDSEDAFQEPVSFQVILTTSFYNSSWTQNLASAWLDELQTHSWDSDSGTFLFLWPWAKGKLSKEELIERERTFHTFSIRFPLIFQDSVSDWQLEYPFQVQMAEGCGLYFGKPSVGFMQIAYQGSDLVSFQNKSWWPSPKGGRRAQQVCKLLNQYHVVNLRIHSHINDFCPHYLLGLLDAGKGDLHRQVRPEAWLSAGPSPSSDHLQLVCHVSGFYPKPVWVTWMRGEQEQQGSWRGDVLPHADGTWYLQVSLDVKAKEVAGLSCRVRHSSLGGQDMVLHWERPHSMGLVFLVVIVPLVLLAGLAWCLWKRWKTHNRPQCTDFPLK, via the exons ATGCTGTTCCTGCAACTTGTGCTGTTGGTGGTTCTCCTCCCGGAGGGTGACAGCGAAGATG CCTCCCAGGAGCCAGTATCCTTCCAAGTCATCCTGACCACATCCTTTTACAACAGCTCCTGGACACAAAATCTTGCCTCAGCTTGGCTGGATGAGCTGCAGACTCACAGCTGGGACAGTGACTCTGGCACTTTCTTGTTCCTgtggccttgggccaaaggcaaattGAGCAAAGAGGAGCTGATTGAACGGGAAAGGACATTCCATACCTTCTCCATTAGATTTCCTCTGATATTTCAGGACAGTGTCAGTGACTGGCAGCTTGAAT ATCCCTTTCAGGTACAGATGGCAGAAGGCTGTGGCCTGTACTTTGGGAAACCATCTGTAGGATTCATGCAGATTGCTTATCAAGGATCAGATCTTGTGAGTTTCCAGAACAAGTCATGGTGGCCATCTccaaagggaggaaggagagctcAGCAAGTCTGCAAACTGTTAAATCAGTACCATGTGGTCAATTTAAGAATACATTCACACATCAGTGACTTCTGTCCCCATTACCTGTTGGGTCTTCTTGATGCAGGGAAGGCAGATCTCCAGCGACAAG TGAGGCCCGAGGCCTGGCTGTCCgctggccccagccccaggtcTGACCATCTGCGGCTGGTGTGCCATGTCTCCGGCTTCTACCCCAAGCCTGTGTGGGTGACGTGGATGCGGGGCGAGCAGGAGCAACAGGGCAGCTGGCGAGGTGACGTCCTGCCCCATGCTGATGGCACGTGGTATCTTCAGGTGTCCTTGGATGTGAAAGCCAAGGAGGTGGCCGGCCTGTCCTGCCGTGTGAGACACAGCAGTCTAGGAGGCCAGGACATGGTCCTCCACTGGG AGCGGCCCCACTCCATGGGCTTGGTCTTCCTGGTGGTGATCGTGCCCCTGGTGCTCCTGGCAGGCCTGGCGTGGTGTCTCTGGAAGCGCTG GAAAACACACAACAGACCTCAGTGCACGGACTTCCCTTTGAAGTGA